The genomic segment GTCGCTCTGTTTGTCATCGAGCAGTTGAATCAGTTACTCGGCTTTGGTTTCTCTCCACTCAGTTATGGTTCAGCGATTAATTTATTCATCGCGAAGGGCGAATGGTGGCGTGTCGTCACGGCGACATTTTTGCACTACGATTTTTGGCACATTGCCTTTAATACGTTTGCGTTGATTATTTTCGCTCCTGCGCTCGAGCGGATGATCGGGCATGTGAAATTTGCCATCTTTTACTTGCTTGTCGGAACGCTCGCTAACGTGTTGACGTACATCACGTTAAGTGGCGAATTGTTTTACGAACAGGCAGGGGCTTCAGGAGCAATCCTCGGACTGCTTGGCTTTTACGTTTATCTCGGTCGTTTTCGTCGGACGATCATTTCTGTCGAAGATGCACGACTCGTCTACATCTTTAGTGCCATCACGGCCGTCTTTACACTGATCGGCTCGAACGTTTCCGTCTTCGGTCACTTGTATGGTTTCCTCCTCGGATTCCTAGCCGGATTCATCTTCGGGAAAAGCGCTGTTCCGTTCACACGTCCGTTTAATACGGGTCAACGGGCGACGTTCGGTGGTCATGTCGTTCACTCGACAGGATCCGGTCAAACGGGACGCATCGTGTTTTATGTCATCGTTGCTTTTGCCGTTTTCGGTCTACTCGCGCGATTCATCTAATCTACAAAAAAAGCGCCTTGTCTGATTCCGTACTACGGAAAACAGACTCGGCGCTTTTTTCTTATTTCTTACTTCCGGAACGATTCCGCAAGATCCTTCACATCGTCAATCAAATTATGGATGGTTTCTTGATTATCTGTGTAGAGGGCACGAATTTCTTCAAAACGTCCTTTTGGATCTTGTTTGACTGCCGAAAGTTGTGTGCCGGCTCCGCCAAACGCACGCTTCGTCGCTTCGATTTGTGCGTGGCGTGTATCTTTATGAAGTAATGAGAGTGTTGCTCCGATTAGTGCGCCACCTACTGTTGCGAGTACAAAATAATTCTTTTTCATCTGTTTCTTCCCCCTGTGTCATTTTAATGTAATGGTGGTACAAGTTGATAACGTTTCATAATTGGAGAAGGCGCAAACGACTTCCCTGCTTCTTCAGCATACTGGTCAACTGTCAAGCGTTCAACTGATTTTGCG from the Exiguobacterium oxidotolerans JCM 12280 genome contains:
- a CDS encoding rhomboid family intramembrane serine protease, which encodes MFSRTENLQTFTRSYPVVSLFILIQVALFVIEQLNQLLGFGFSPLSYGSAINLFIAKGEWWRVVTATFLHYDFWHIAFNTFALIIFAPALERMIGHVKFAIFYLLVGTLANVLTYITLSGELFYEQAGASGAILGLLGFYVYLGRFRRTIISVEDARLVYIFSAITAVFTLIGSNVSVFGHLYGFLLGFLAGFIFGKSAVPFTRPFNTGQRATFGGHVVHSTGSGQTGRIVFYVIVAFAVFGLLARFI